One window from the genome of Manis pentadactyla isolate mManPen7 chromosome 15, mManPen7.hap1, whole genome shotgun sequence encodes:
- the ZNF567 gene encoding zinc finger protein 567 isoform X1 codes for MAQFHSMQGSVSFKDVTVDFTPEEWQELDPAQKTLYMDVMLENYCHLIAVGCQMTKPDVILKLERGEEPWTSFAGHTCLEENWKAEDFLVKFKEHQDKYSTSVLFINHKKLIKENNNAYEKTFMLSKNSVSSKSLPPEYETHGKIFKSVSELIISNLSPARKRFSEYNGYGKSLLNTKPETAHPGATSHIQCGRVVSHNEMLMQYQKMETSAHSFGYNNCEKSFLKKGGLITHNRAYRRENPSEYNNRRRATNIEKKHTCTECGKSFCRKSVLILHQGIHTEEKPYQCHQCGNSFRRKSYLIDHQRTHTGEKPFVCNECGKSFRLKTALTDHQRTHTGEKSYECPQCRNAFRLKSHLIRHQRTHTGEKPYECNDCGKSFRQKTTLSLHQRIHTGEKPYICKECGKSFHQKANLTVHQRTHTGEKPYICSECGKSFSQKTTLALHEKTHNEEKPYICSECGKSFRQKTTLVAHQRTHTGEKSYECPHCGKAFRMKSYLIDHHRTHTGEKPYECNECGKSFSQKTNLNLHQRIHTGEKPYICNECGKSFRQKATLTVHQKIHTGQKSYECPQCGKAFSRKSYLIHHQRTHTGEKPYKCNECGKCFRQKTNLIVHQRTHTGEKPYICTECGKSFSYKRNLIVHQRTHKGENTEMQ; via the exons ATGGCTCAG TTCCACTCCATGCAGGGATCAGTGTCATTCAAAGATGTGACTGTCGACTTTACTCCGGAGGAGTGGCAGGAACTGGATCCTGCTCAGAAGACTCTATATATGGATGTAATGTTAGAAAACTATTGTCACCTCATTGCTGTGG GCTGTCAGATGACGAAGCCTGATGTGATCCTCAAGTTGGAACGAGGAGAAGAGCCATGGACATCATTTGCAGGTCATACCTGCTTAG aagaaaactggaaagctGAAGACTTTTTAGTGAAATTCAAGGAACACCAAGATAAGTATTCTACATCAGTTTTATTCATCAACCACAAAAAACTCATTAAGGAGAATAATAATGCATATGAAAAGACATTTATGTTAAGCAAAAACTCTGTTAGTTCTAAAAGTCTACCTCCTGAATATGAAACTcatggaaagatttttaaaagtgtttcaGAATTAATCATCAGTAATCTAAGCCCTGCAAGAAAGAGATTTAGTGAATATAATGGATATGGGAAATCACTCCTCAATACTAAGCCAGAGACAGCTCATCCTGGAGCCACATCCCATATTCAATGTGGCAGGGTTGTCAGTCATAATGAAATGCTTATGCAGTATCAGAAGATGGAAACTTCAGCACACTCATTTGGATATAATAACTGTGAGAAATCCTTCCTTAAAAAGGGAGGCTTAATTACACATAATAGAGCTTACAGAAGGGAAAATCCATCTGAATACAATAACAGGAGAAGGGCAACCAATATTGAAAAAAAGCATACATGTACCGAATGTGGAAAGTCCTTCTGTAGGAAGTCAGTATTGATTCTGCATCAGGGAATTCACACAGAGGAAAAACCCTATCAATGTCATCAATGTGGAAATTCATTTAGAAGGAAGTCTTATCTCATTGATCATCAGAGAACTCACACAGGGGAGAAACCCTTTGTTTGTAATGAATGTGGTAAGTCCTTCCGCTTAAAGACAGCCCTCACTGATCATCAGAGAACACATACAGGGGAGAAATCATATGAATGTCCACAGTGTAGGAATGCCTTCAGATTGAAGTCACACCTCATTCGTCATCAGAGAACACATACCGGAGAGAAACCATATGAGTGTAATGACTGTGGGAAGTCCTTCCGCCAGAAGACAACACTCTCTctacatcagagaattcatacaggagagaaaccctataTTTGTAAAGAATGTGGGAAGTCCTTTCACCAGAAGGCAAACCTTACTGTACATCAGAGAACTCATACAGGGGAAAAACCCTATATTTGtagtgaatgtgggaaatccttCTCCCAGAAGACAACCCTTGCTCTTCATGAGAAAACTCATAATGAGGAAAAACCCTATATTTGTAGTGAATGTGGGAAGTCCTTCCGCCAGAAGACAACCCTTGTAGCACATCAGAGAACACATACAGGGGAAAAATCCTATGAATGTCCTCATTGTGGGAAGGCTTTTAGGATGAAGTCATACCTCATTGATCAccacagaactcacacaggagagaaaccatatgaatgtaatgaatgtgggaaaTCCTTCAGTCAGAAGACAAATCTCAATctacatcagagaattcatacagGGGAGAAACCCTATATTTGTAATGAATGTGGGAAGTCCTTTCGCCAGAAAGCAACCCTCACTGTACATCAGAAAATACATACAGGGCAGAAATCCTATGAATGTCCTCAGTGTGGGAAAGCCTTTAGCAGGAAGTCATATCTCATTCATCATCAAAGAActcatacaggagagaaaccatataaatgtaatgaatgtgggaaaTGCTTCCGCCAGAAGACAAATCTCATTGTACACCAGAGAACTCACACTGGGGAGAAACCCTATATTTGTACTGAGTGTGGTAAGTCCTTCAGTTATAAGAGAAACCTCATTGTCCATCAAAGAACTCACAAGGGAGAAAACACAGAAATGCAATAA
- the ZNF567 gene encoding zinc finger protein 567 isoform X2 — MAQGSVSFKDVTVDFTPEEWQELDPAQKTLYMDVMLENYCHLIAVGCQMTKPDVILKLERGEEPWTSFAGHTCLEENWKAEDFLVKFKEHQDKYSTSVLFINHKKLIKENNNAYEKTFMLSKNSVSSKSLPPEYETHGKIFKSVSELIISNLSPARKRFSEYNGYGKSLLNTKPETAHPGATSHIQCGRVVSHNEMLMQYQKMETSAHSFGYNNCEKSFLKKGGLITHNRAYRRENPSEYNNRRRATNIEKKHTCTECGKSFCRKSVLILHQGIHTEEKPYQCHQCGNSFRRKSYLIDHQRTHTGEKPFVCNECGKSFRLKTALTDHQRTHTGEKSYECPQCRNAFRLKSHLIRHQRTHTGEKPYECNDCGKSFRQKTTLSLHQRIHTGEKPYICKECGKSFHQKANLTVHQRTHTGEKPYICSECGKSFSQKTTLALHEKTHNEEKPYICSECGKSFRQKTTLVAHQRTHTGEKSYECPHCGKAFRMKSYLIDHHRTHTGEKPYECNECGKSFSQKTNLNLHQRIHTGEKPYICNECGKSFRQKATLTVHQKIHTGQKSYECPQCGKAFSRKSYLIHHQRTHTGEKPYKCNECGKCFRQKTNLIVHQRTHTGEKPYICTECGKSFSYKRNLIVHQRTHKGENTEMQ, encoded by the exons ATGGCTCAG GGATCAGTGTCATTCAAAGATGTGACTGTCGACTTTACTCCGGAGGAGTGGCAGGAACTGGATCCTGCTCAGAAGACTCTATATATGGATGTAATGTTAGAAAACTATTGTCACCTCATTGCTGTGG GCTGTCAGATGACGAAGCCTGATGTGATCCTCAAGTTGGAACGAGGAGAAGAGCCATGGACATCATTTGCAGGTCATACCTGCTTAG aagaaaactggaaagctGAAGACTTTTTAGTGAAATTCAAGGAACACCAAGATAAGTATTCTACATCAGTTTTATTCATCAACCACAAAAAACTCATTAAGGAGAATAATAATGCATATGAAAAGACATTTATGTTAAGCAAAAACTCTGTTAGTTCTAAAAGTCTACCTCCTGAATATGAAACTcatggaaagatttttaaaagtgtttcaGAATTAATCATCAGTAATCTAAGCCCTGCAAGAAAGAGATTTAGTGAATATAATGGATATGGGAAATCACTCCTCAATACTAAGCCAGAGACAGCTCATCCTGGAGCCACATCCCATATTCAATGTGGCAGGGTTGTCAGTCATAATGAAATGCTTATGCAGTATCAGAAGATGGAAACTTCAGCACACTCATTTGGATATAATAACTGTGAGAAATCCTTCCTTAAAAAGGGAGGCTTAATTACACATAATAGAGCTTACAGAAGGGAAAATCCATCTGAATACAATAACAGGAGAAGGGCAACCAATATTGAAAAAAAGCATACATGTACCGAATGTGGAAAGTCCTTCTGTAGGAAGTCAGTATTGATTCTGCATCAGGGAATTCACACAGAGGAAAAACCCTATCAATGTCATCAATGTGGAAATTCATTTAGAAGGAAGTCTTATCTCATTGATCATCAGAGAACTCACACAGGGGAGAAACCCTTTGTTTGTAATGAATGTGGTAAGTCCTTCCGCTTAAAGACAGCCCTCACTGATCATCAGAGAACACATACAGGGGAGAAATCATATGAATGTCCACAGTGTAGGAATGCCTTCAGATTGAAGTCACACCTCATTCGTCATCAGAGAACACATACCGGAGAGAAACCATATGAGTGTAATGACTGTGGGAAGTCCTTCCGCCAGAAGACAACACTCTCTctacatcagagaattcatacaggagagaaaccctataTTTGTAAAGAATGTGGGAAGTCCTTTCACCAGAAGGCAAACCTTACTGTACATCAGAGAACTCATACAGGGGAAAAACCCTATATTTGtagtgaatgtgggaaatccttCTCCCAGAAGACAACCCTTGCTCTTCATGAGAAAACTCATAATGAGGAAAAACCCTATATTTGTAGTGAATGTGGGAAGTCCTTCCGCCAGAAGACAACCCTTGTAGCACATCAGAGAACACATACAGGGGAAAAATCCTATGAATGTCCTCATTGTGGGAAGGCTTTTAGGATGAAGTCATACCTCATTGATCAccacagaactcacacaggagagaaaccatatgaatgtaatgaatgtgggaaaTCCTTCAGTCAGAAGACAAATCTCAATctacatcagagaattcatacagGGGAGAAACCCTATATTTGTAATGAATGTGGGAAGTCCTTTCGCCAGAAAGCAACCCTCACTGTACATCAGAAAATACATACAGGGCAGAAATCCTATGAATGTCCTCAGTGTGGGAAAGCCTTTAGCAGGAAGTCATATCTCATTCATCATCAAAGAActcatacaggagagaaaccatataaatgtaatgaatgtgggaaaTGCTTCCGCCAGAAGACAAATCTCATTGTACACCAGAGAACTCACACTGGGGAGAAACCCTATATTTGTACTGAGTGTGGTAAGTCCTTCAGTTATAAGAGAAACCTCATTGTCCATCAAAGAACTCACAAGGGAGAAAACACAGAAATGCAATAA